In the Candidatus Zixiibacteriota bacterium genome, GGCCTCCCACAAATGAGATCACAGCACGATTATGGTCCTTATCCATCTCCTTATCTAAGAGCATGACCCCTTCAACTGATTTTATCTCAGCTAAGATAGCCTCAATCACCTCAGCTCTTCTTCCTTCGCTGAAATTAGGCACGCATTCTACTAACCTTGCCATTTATACCTCTTCTTTTATGTTCAAGCTGGAGTATAAACCTTCAGGTTTATCTGAACGGATTCCATTCCATCGATCCCATTTGAGGTCGTGGGTAAAACTAAAGTTTTACACTCCAATGCCGTTTTTTCGTCTCACGTTTCACATCTCAAGCCTTATTTTGCCTTCAACGCCCAGGCTAAAAGCGGCAGCATAATCTCATGATGACCGGTAAAAGAATATCCTTTTCCGCTTCCCTGGGTGGGTCGTAAGACAACGTTCATATTGGGCCGATAATGCTGAATCATATCGAAATTGGCTGTGGTGAAATTCTCCACTTTTCCTTTTATGTTACGGGCAACTGAAAGAGCTTTCAAAAAAACCTCTGGTAAAATTACGGCAGAGCCAAAATGCAAGACCACTCCGCCATTGTGAAGTTTTGAAATCTCTTCTGCCAGGATTTTGAAATCAGTGAAAGTTGCCTTTCCGGTTGCGGCAGGATCGAAATGAGGGGATTGATGCACAATATCAGTTCCTATGCCGACATGCACAGTAGCCGGGATTTTAAGCTCAAAAGCCGCAGCCAGGAGACTGTATTTTCTGAATTTGGCTTTACTCTGAACGAGAAATTGACCAATTCCCTCGCCCAATCCCTGCTCTGCATCAATCGAACATTTTGAAATCTGGTTGAAAAGTCTGGAGGTTTGCTCAGACATACCAAAGGTGCCTTTTTTCAGACCTTCTTTCACATCCTCAGAGGTTTTTCCCCACATGCCTATCTCGAAATCGTGAATTGCTCCGGCTCCATTAGTGGAAATAAGAGTTATAAACTTATTCCTCATCAAATCAATGATAATCGGCGACAAACCCAATTTAACTATATGGGCGCCAAACATAAATATTACAGGTTTATCCTTGTCCTTTGCTTGACGTATAGCTTTAAATAGCTCATATAAGTCGTTTACCTTAAAATACTTGGGCAGTCGTCTCAGGAAATCGTCTATTCTATCATTTTTTGAGCTTGGTTGTGCAAAATCTTTCACCTGTGCCTTGCTTTTCCTTGAAGAAAGCGGAATGGTTTTGGTCCTGGTTAAATCTATCTGTTTGTAAAGAGACATTCTTATTTTTCTCCTACCCTGCCCAGACGATAATCCGTAAGCTCAGTGGTTATGGAACCAATCATCACTTTGCTCTTCATTAAAACCGGCATCTTCTTTTGATCATCTGTCAGCCAGACAGTCAGAGTCCCTTTTTGTTCAAAGACCCCTGCTGCCTGAAGTATCGGCTGAACCACCACGCAGTCAAAAGTGCCAGCATCCACTTCCACTCTTTCCTTTTTTAAGACTTTTACCTCCAAAGCGTAATTCTTCTTGTCCGTATGATTGTCCACAAATAACGATTTCCCGATCTCCAGAGGCTGAGTTCTTACATAATATAAAGCGGAAAGCACGTCCTGCACAAAAGGAGGTACAGGAATTGTGTCATTATCTGTTAAAGCTAGATGATTTTGCTGGTCAAAATCGACAAATTTATCTGACTGGAATTTACCTTCTCTAATGTGCTTTTCAAAATGGAGAGAATAAAGTCCCTTCACATCCGTAAAAGATTCCACACGATCTCTGACTTTAAAAAATGCAGAAAAGAATTTGCTTGACTCGGCTGTGGAGACGATTCTGAAGCATTTTCTTCCATGGTATTCTATTATCTCCGGAATTTCCATAGTTGCATTACCCGCCTTGATAGGTCCCCATCTGACCTTAAACTGCAGCCTCTCACCGACTCCAAAAGAAAGGTTGGGCACTTCCCTTTCATTCTTCAAAGTGTCAACTGGAACCGGGGTTTTTCCCAGAGTATCTATGCCCTGTGGAGCAGAAAGTGTATCTCTCAACTGAAGAGTGTCTTTCACGCTTAAAGTCTCTACCGGGACTTCCTGAGCCTTTATGCCTCTATAATACCCAGTCAGAACTAAGATTAAAAAAGAAAATGAAAACAGTAGATATTTTGAGTTCTGAGAATCAGTTATTCTCCTCATTTTTTTTCTCGAAAACCCGGATAACTTCCGGCAGTATTCTCCTTATCTCCTCATCTAACTCCAAAAAACATTGGTTATATTCTTCTAAGGAACCTCCGATCGGGTCTTTAACTGCTAAATTATCATTATCATCCTTATGTGGAAAGGCTTTTAACAGATAAGTCCGAGCT is a window encoding:
- a CDS encoding DUF3108 domain-containing protein; the protein is MRRITDSQNSKYLLFSFSFLILVLTGYYRGIKAQEVPVETLSVKDTLQLRDTLSAPQGIDTLGKTPVPVDTLKNEREVPNLSFGVGERLQFKVRWGPIKAGNATMEIPEIIEYHGRKCFRIVSTAESSKFFSAFFKVRDRVESFTDVKGLYSLHFEKHIREGKFQSDKFVDFDQQNHLALTDNDTIPVPPFVQDVLSALYYVRTQPLEIGKSLFVDNHTDKKNYALEVKVLKKERVEVDAGTFDCVVVQPILQAAGVFEQKGTLTVWLTDDQKKMPVLMKSKVMIGSITTELTDYRLGRVGEK